The following is a genomic window from Branchiostoma lanceolatum isolate klBraLanc5 chromosome 10, klBraLanc5.hap2, whole genome shotgun sequence.
TGGAGCCTTAGCCAGGTCTAATGTGCAGTGTACATGGGGCCAAGGATGGGGCAAGGAATCTATGTGacgctctggatacattgtctcAAAGAGCGTCACAGGAAGTCCTTGCCCTGTGTACAAAATATTAGGCCCGGATGacttcgggtgaggtgtttatgTATACCCTTATTTGGTTGGTAGGTGGCTTTgggatagcctgggtgccatcctatttctaccggggctcctacacgcgagtgtaggagccccggtagaaatagaatggcacccaggctagctttGGGACGGCTCTTTGTCCAAACAAATCTGTCTATCTATGTAAGGTTACCTATCTATCTCTAGAGccgtaacctctgcttggagaataagatgACACACACCACACCTCATGCAAAAAGGCTTGAAAAGGTCATTCACCTTAAGGTAATATCAATCAAATATGACAGGCTTTTAGCGACCTGCTCTATTAATGATTGATGAATATATAAGTACATGGATAGTCTTGACTTtgatatccaagcagatattgggtgggAAGATCGTGACGTTTTCTGACATACAAGAACTGACCTGCAAAAACTAGAAAAAGAAAGGTATGACTTTTCAAAACAGGTGTTGCTGTCCCTTCCTAATCGGGACATAGCCGGTATACTAGGGTCGGTAAAAACTAAAATGCCACTACAATGTGGTTAACGTTACCAAACGAGGAACACAGATGCCCCAGCTCACTGTCATAAGGGACTCAGTTTCACCACAAATAAACATTGCATAGCCAAACCGTTTAAATGGACAACGTAAAAATTCTAGACATTGAATCAGTGACTTgacactgtacaatgtacaagctTGATACTACCACGTTAACAATAGCCTAGGCATAGGTagtgtgaccaaggaggttttatatgctTGCTTGGACAAACACTAGTAGGCATATTATACCTTATtgatatatgtaacatttgaaTGTTACTTCCCAGTCTAGATAAAGAACTTAAAGTAAGAATTGTGACACTTACTGTGAACCTGGCATCTTCGACATCCCGATACGGCTTCGGGTCGTCCTTTCTGGTACGGTCTCCCTGCATTGCTGAGGACCTGTACAAATaatgtgattgatatttacCATTCAATACAAATGCATGACATGTTTGCAGCTAAGTGTCATCCAAAACAATTTTTcccacactgtttacatgtatatgtctatattaaacctccttggtgtgaccAAGTGGCAGGGACCGGCCGTTAAGTGTCGAGAATGGTGCTTCAAACCACCAACCACGTCAGCATGGCTTCTTGTTCAATTGTTCGGTGTGACGTGTAATGCTGGCAGGCCCATTCGCATTTGAATAATTTCAGCTGAGCCTATAGAGGCTCACCATGGGGTTTTTCCATCAACTTAGACTGGTCTACTTGCACGGCTGTAATACCGGCCAGGTTGCAGCGTTGCTTGACAATGTTAAAACCATTTGAGAGTCATTTTATACGAGACTTATATGCTGAGAGTTGCTGACGGCAGTAATAATGACATACTGTAAGAGGGGAAAGATTCGCGTTTTTTtttgttcgcagttttcgcctCACCTCttaaccgcgaaattaaaaccacagcaaacatctTTTTATCTTCTGaccgcctacccccttgtttcaaccgcgaacttagattcaccgcgaacactctattttccccttaccacgaaattaaatcccggcGAACACTTCCCCTTTTAAGTCATATACATCTTGCAAAATACCATGTAAgtattgttttcttgtgttgcAAAGCTCATCTAGATCGGTAGGAGGCGCTGCACACCATGGCGATCCTCAAGAACAGCTGCTGCGGCTGCTGTAAGCTCCGGGAGGGGTCCATCGTCGTCGGCGTCCTGTTTCTGGTGAGTAATTATCATATTCATCCAAAGagcagccagtaggtacccgtCTGTGTAATGAGGCTGCTGTTGACTTGTGTCTTTTAACGTtctcgatcacgggaccccgTTTTTCGTCcattccgaaagacgaatgaaGCTCCAACCAGAATACCCTTCCCCAgattcgaacgttttcgcggcccaggcaAGACATCAAgtgcaatgcaatacaatacaatgcaatacaatacagtacagaaACAATatgaaaggtaaaggtaaaggtatccccatagcctttttgaggccgtaggagcAGTGagctgttatccactgtgtcgagggcacggtattggaaggcagagcccaaccctctccttccaccgccttttaccttgTCAACATAAGAAGGGGACGTTTTTatacctggatggagtgaggaaagtcttccccaaaggacacaacatcgatCACATGTCAAAGGATtggaacccgggacctcttggttatGGGTCAAACTCCCTAACCGTTAGACTATCAAACACGACGCCAAACTATATAGTAACAGTATCTCACGTCGAATGATTCTCTTTCCTGACAGATCCTGCATCTGATCAACTTGGGGATGAAGGGGAACAGCCTGAGGCAACTCGCAGCGGCTGGTGCCCCGGGTAAGCACCCTTATCCTGCGGTCACGTTTCCAAACCGATGCCCCGCCGGGTacttaatgcttaggtcacatttccaaaccggggcccggtcgggtagcttgcgggaacgaaaaatattatataacagaaaacaaaagacacaaaacgtaaaaaaactaCTATTAACTATGTATATTTTCTTGAGATGTATttctatttttcgttttcgcaaacagcccggccgggcaccggcttagaaatgtgaccctatcatatgctacggtcacatttccaaaccggggcccgaccgggctgtttgcaggaACGGACAATTaaagtgtatgtcaagaaatatacacacatTTTGCTCATGATTGATATTTcttatttctgtatttctcatccttttcgttcccgcaaactgcccggccgggccccggtttgggaatgtgaccgtagcattaaccAGGTCTTTGGCGGGGCCCGAAGGACTCCCGCAGCCTCCACCATGCCTTCCTGTGGGGGCATGACAAGttgaattcggcagaaaaagggtGAATAGTTGGCAGGATCGGAGGGTCAACTTTCTCCCCTCCGAACTGCGAGGGCAGATGAAACCATGTgctggccaaactcccctggaaacttattctccctatagccaacatagttagtctggtagagacttgaGTAGGACTCCAAGCGGCTGCCGGggtattttgattttgattcgCACGTAAAATTGGCGCGGTTAACGTATGTCTGTCGTTAGTGTCGTAACGTTCTTAGTTACTAGGCAAATATTTTGATTAAGAGTTAGATGttaatctctctctatataatTGTCACGTTACCTATACTTTTAAAACATACTATAAAAACCACAATTCAGCCGTTTGTgatgctctctctctctctctctccctctctctctctctctctctttctcacttTCTCTCTCACTATCTAACTTCTCTACGTCTAGTTTCCGGTACGGACGCTGCCGGCATTGCCATGAGCGTCGTGGCCATCATCATCGATGGGCTGATGATCTATGGCGTCGTCAAGGTAATGTCAAATACGATCCACCTTCACTGCCATTGGATGTCTGCAGTCACATGATCATGACGTCATTtggcgtccgccatcttggtcgcTCAAATATGTTGCCAATGAGAGACCatgatagcctggaatccaaaactattatagctcccgagtctctcttcGCAaattgtagcctggaatccaaaccaattatttgcggagagagactcgggagctataataggtttgaaatCCAAGTTAAAACCATGAGAGAGATGTGGATAAAACCTCTTTGGTAGAACTGTGCCTTTTTTTGTAGTTATGAGATATATTTCAGTCATTACAGGAAAACTAGAATGTTGATTTCGACAATttccaaaatacaatgtataggaACATGGAGCATTTTGAAGCCAATATAATTTTGATATACATCTGTCCACAGGCTATCAGCGCGCTGCTGCTAGTGTGGGTTGTGGTTTTCGTCATCATTTTGGTGGTGGAactcatcatcgtcatcgtcgCCACCGTCATCGCGATCGCCGCTGTGGCAGCCGCTACGGTAATCGCATCTTGCATcacacgtccttgtatatatgtaaataaatgtattactaactcactaaatCCACTtgtcctttgcacacacaaattcagttgtttatgttccttagcgcctttcctttatttttcccctttgttttatttgtaccgggcacttgtgttgtatctaacccatgcgaaactgctgataatctcagatatgaggctaagcagtaaagaacaAGAAGAAGTGGCCTCCGCGGCCTTCTGgtcaagcccccctctcactggacccgcggcacgttggcggcctcgctcgctgcgtcctaaattagatttgtgtttcccttgactttataaaggAAATACCATGTGCAAAACACACAAGTATGACTAACAAtgcaacagaacacacaaagtgtGAAAGGTTCATATTTtttatccatgaaattcgttgagcgctttgtcaaatctCCCTGTCGCATATGCTCAATTTATTTGTTCTGTATGCCATCATAGATTCTAAGTTATGAGACGGTTCTCTTGTTTTCAAAACTTTGCTTGATCCACAGGAAGGTGGATCGGCTATTGGATTAACCATCGCGATTCTGGCTCCAGTCTGGATCATCTATATCGTGATCCTCCTTCTGACGGTGAGTCACGTGACTGAGATCACAGTTCCATTGTTTCAACATTGTTTAAATTGACATTGTAGgttacatttatttattaaaaAGCAACAGTAGAAAATCTGTAGAATATGTGTCATCCTTTTTCATTGCCTTTTCCATTTTTGTCTTCCCTTCTCTCTCTAGATCTACGGCGTCCTTGTGGTGTACTCTCACTACCAGAACCTGCGTGATGGCGTCATCGATGACGGCTCAGCACCGCCGCCTGGCGCCTACCAACCCGGTACTGCAGCACCCCCACCCGGAGGCGCGTACCCCCCACCCGGGAGTGTGTACCCACCACCCGGGGCCGCATACCCCCCACCCGGGGGCGCATACCCCCCTCCCGGGGGCATGTACCCCCCACCCGGGGGCGTGTACCCACAAGCAGCGGCCCCTCCCCCCGGCTATGAGGTAAGCTCTTCAAGATGTACGTTTGAATCTTGTGGCGTCGCATGGCGTGATGGTAGGCTGTTAGGTCCAGAACCCAGATGCTGCTTGATGCTCGGCTGTCGCCATTTCGATAACGTAGGTTGTACCCCGTAGTGACgttttgttctttctttcctttctcttCCGCAGATGCAGCAGGGGATTCCACCTAAAGTGTGAAGAAACTCAGAGCCACACAGAGCGTTTGGTTGCCTTACTTTCACATGTTCTTTAGGTCTGGGAAAAAAGTTTTCGGTTACGGACCTGAACGGTAGGCAGCTTTTTggtagggtcggtcgggtaaccgaaAACACTTATTTtctatagcctccttcgcagacttccaaGAAAGggggtcgtccctcggcgacataactcccttggcccgtgtaagaaatcgcgtccccccccctcccccaaatatatacgccgccttTTTacgaagtctgcgaaggaggctatattTTCTAGGTCCGACTATATTTTCTGTAAGGGATCTGGGGAAACTATCATTAATCATTATAAGGCACTTCGTAATTTTGTAGGTTACAACAAACCTGAATTACTTGTCTAAACATTGTATTCGTAGTCACTTGTCGTCCTAAATTAAGACATTTTGGGcttggaataaaactattttaGAGAATATCGTACAGtataaaccttcttggtgaaacGATAAACATttttgctacatacatgtatttcaacgATACTTACTCTTTACTATTGGTGAGGTATGATTGACTTGTATTTTCCGTTTATTAACACACGTTGTATTTGTAGAGCAAGTTATAATGTTGTcagtttattgttgttgttccttTAGCATTAGATTGACTATCTGCTTAATTTGTCGTTAATTAAGTTCATAGTTGTTTAACATTAGGCATGGGATCATTGAGTGAGCGAGGGAATGTTTGCAATTTTATAAAGATGATAATAATCTCTATTTGCAAATttatgcccgaaggctaattgcaaggaaacacgcgcgcgcgcacacacacgcacgcgcacgcacacacacgcacataaacacacaaacacacaagaaacacacacaaacacacacacaaactcacacacaagcacacaaatacacacaaacgcgtacacgcacacacacacacacacatacacacacactctacAGATCTAATTGATGTAttatatccactgtgtcttgttttttttcacaaggGGTGTTTATACTTATATATGGGACCATTTCAATGACTGATATCTCAAATAAAGTTCTTTTCCACACTCTGAAGTACCCCGTGTGATTTGTTTGGCCTCTGTATCGACGGAGATGGTTTTCAGTATCCTTATGTAGAACTGGTGACGATCATACTATTATCCTGCATGTttcgctgatgaaggttagaccaGTTATTTCCTTATaatcactgacaaaagatagcggatgctgtctgaaacgtatgactgtttcaaaattttatcaaaaattgaagagattcatcagtcacgtataatcacagttactaggatattcttcaatcagtgacatattctaaaggtaacaaacacgtacctccaaTTTTTCGTCCTGGGATGAACCATACCGAAGGTtaggagctgcccaagtcctacaaGCTCCgtaaggaggcgggggaggccgGAAGATCTACGCAAGTCTCGTCATAGTCTCgttgttctcgcgagactaggtcactccgtgaacaagacgtaaagtagacgtcgaaaatttggaggtacgtctttgttacctttaaaatatttcactgattgaagaatattctagtaactttaTCAACAGTATTATTATcagaagggaaacatattgcttttgctacgtttcttcgccttcttccgttccaaacgaataaggtcaacgacctgaaacagacggctgtcaccatggttactggtaaagtaacagacaccctgtggtgttcgcgattacataatgtagcaaatGGCAGGACAAAGCTGGAGTCACTGGTCACCATACATATGTCTTTCAGCAACAGAGCTGTAGTTTGGTAGACCACGTGAAGGTAAAACttttgtatttgcttgcaaatgttggctTTCTAGTTGCTGAAAATAACATTTGttagacattcataaaaacaAAGGATCACTAGGAAACAAGTCTTCTTACGTTAGAAGTATGACGTTACCttacgtaacgttacgtgtgAAGTCTCTATGATAAGTCACACCAGAGCCTAACCTGCAGTACCACTCCTGGCCGCTGCGAGAAgactgcaaaaaaacaaaatgccaaGTTTGCCCGACGTTGACTTGTCAAACTGGAGATCAAGCATAATCAAAACCCCTATGCGAGCGATTTGCTATTCCCCAAAAGACAAAAATTTTGCAAGCTGACAGCCGTTTTGTACAATCTTCTCGTTGCGGTCGCTCCCGGTACTGCACATTAGGCTCTGCAATGGATTCAGAAACATTTAATTcctagaagaaaaaaacaaaaacatattcaaTATCCTCTGGACAAAGTGACGAAAAATCATATCGTCCTATAGCTATGTTTTCGTCCAAGCCAAAGAGTCGAATACTTTCTCCAGAAATGGGCCAATTTGTTttggcatttacatgtatgcctgACGGGTAACCCAAGTGCCCGTTCAACTGTGTACAATGTTAACCTGCTATCTCACATTGTTACGACGAAGCGTCTCAGTTGCCGTTTGGCCCGGAGGGTGTCGAGCATCACAGCAATCTCTTGTCATGTTGTGTCATGTTCAGTGACCTTTTAAATCGGCGACGCGTCGGACAAGAAAGGCGTGCCCAACATTTTGGCCCACCTTTACTGTCTCAAGGTGGACAGAACGCGGTGTATAGCAGCGGATTTTGGCGAGGACTTCCGACGATCGTTGCTGTAAAGGTAAGCTAACATTGCCTTTCTTCCTTTGAAGAAAAACCTCTTGATTTCTTCCTTATTGTTCTTGAATGATATGGGTAGAATGTACAGTCACGGATCTAGGTTAACTTGACCGGATATCATGAACGCCTCTTTTGTTCAAGGGTAGGCCCAGTCAAAATCGTCTGACGATTTTTCTAAAGGTACGATTGTCAGCGAATTTTGTACCACACATCTAGATCTACGACTGTCCAAATTAAATCTCCCAAAGTTACTGCAGCAAAAGTGCTGTAAAGCGAATATGTCATAGCTCATAAACGGTAGACAACACATTTTGGCGTCTATTGTTCGACAGTAGGATATTGGCCTTTTTGCGACGCTTATAATTTCAGGTTATCAATCTCTAGTTCGTTTTGTGATACTTTTAATGTCCGTAAACTCCTCCGACTCCAAAAGTCATTATACAGGAGGATTAGTGTATCTTAACAGCTTAGATTGTCCTGACTTGAACGTTTCAGATcagacacgtacacatacataaAACGCGAATAAAGCTGTGACCTCTGCCTATTGTAGTGTCAATAGGGGAGGGGTCTTTAACGGATAAAGGTGTTGAACTGCAGCATTGTTTGGGCgatgaaattgaaattgttgtcatgatatttcagttgttgttgtttgaatcCACGGTTTCGTCTCCGAATCGTTGAAAATTCGCCCGTTTTGTCGATTGCTCAGAGATGGTTTTATTATGTCTTCTATCCATGTCAGTCCGTGTGTCTTTAATTATGCATGTAGCCTCGCCTTTGTGTTGGGGCCATAATAAGGGGGTGTAACATTGACGGGTGCCTTTAGAAACGGAGGAGCAAAGTTAACGAGTTGTGAATCCCCATATTGAACCCCTTTGTGTGAGTCCTGTGGCCACCACCCCCGTATTTGAGTAGGAAAGTCCAGCGATTACAAAAAGAAGTACTTAAGAGACATAACTACAACACTCGAATTTCTGTCGGATACCCGGCTCAAACTACCGcattaaaatgaagaaaaaaggcGCTACCGAGGCCTTCTCGGCAAGAATGTCtggaacacctggatatctaaagTGTGCATACTTCGGGGGTTACTGATGCCGCATTAGTAGAAGTCTTCAAATTCACCGGGCTTTTTTCAATGTGACGGCTTTAGAGTGGTACTCAGTGGTATTGTGAGAGTCGACATCAAATTAGAAAGACACACTCTTATTCTTTGATTTGCTGAATCATGTCTCCAGAATATTATTCTCATACAGTATATACCACCTAATGATATTATGCACCAAGTCATTCTAGTTTATATAAAATACATTCATTTCAAACGCTTGTTTGCTGATGATACTCAAATTGACACGAAATTTAGCACACATCCTAAATTTCCCTTAATTCATCGGGAAACTTTATTGACAGAACATAAGAGTATGGAAACGTTTTAACTTCCATTACGGTTCTACAcataatactagtatatgtcaAACACTTCTGCATGTGTTTATAGGATAGGATCGAACTAACTATACAGTACAGTTTCCCTTATGTATCTAGACATTCACGTATTCTTATGTGTAGTGTAATGTGAGATTTCCAACAAATGACAATAAAACTTAATGGTGCTATAGCTTTGAGTGGTTTAGGATATGTATATTTTGATCTTGATACTTGAGCATGAGATCAATCTTTGACTTATAATAATGTTATAGTTTGGACAAAATCTTAATTGAGAAGAGCTCGCAGTTTCTGGGACTGAATCTCAAGGTTCTTAAGCGTGGCCTAAATACTACAATTGCCTTAAGCTAAGGTGCATGACAGGCCATATATTCAAACCACTCTCACTGAGAGGGACTCCTtcccttttcgataagtgtaaTGGGTTCTTTTAACGTTCTCGAAGCATGGTTCTTCAAAAAATTGGATCCTTCATTCAACGTCCAATCCCAGAGACACCACTAACCGAGGCTTGGTACTCATTTGAACCTcggtgaaaatgaagaaattcgtgtgaagtgcctttcccaacgcTACACCATTGGGGCCTGTCAAGGGCTCGAAGCCAGAAACTTTTGGTTGCCCTAATCACAAATGGGATTTGGGACAAACCACCGGAGACTGATAGTCAGTTACTGAAGTACTGGCATATTTGGCCACGATGTCACCTCACGCTTGAAAATGACGCGGTCGTCATAGGCAGGGATTG
Proteins encoded in this region:
- the LOC136443647 gene encoding uncharacterized protein, giving the protein MAILKNSCCGCCKLREGSIVVGVLFLILHLINLGMKGNSLRQLAAAGAPVSGTDAAGIAMSVVAIIIDGLMIYGVVKAISALLLVWVVVFVIILVVELIIVIVATVIAIAAVAAATEGGSAIGLTIAILAPVWIIYIVILLLTIYGVLVVYSHYQNLRDGVIDDGSAPPPGAYQPGTAAPPPGGAYPPPGSVYPPPGAAYPPPGGAYPPPGGMYPPPGGVYPQAAAPPPGYEMQQGIPPKV